The Kluyveromyces marxianus DMKU3-1042 DNA, complete genome, chromosome 6 genome window below encodes:
- the DAL5 gene encoding allantoate permease, with translation MVSSSVSLDAKDLTINKVESIEEASVTDAQLLSVISPSGKVVVIDDVVDEAMEFAKHHEHITLTKEEDRAVKRKLDMIVMPLFSFLYMIQFMDKTCISFAAVMGIQKDYHMVKDMYSWTTSCFYLGYLCASPLAAVLLQKLPSMRTSAACIVIWGVIQCLHVTSKSYATFILLRTLLGVLEAFVSPIFVIMMNQYYKKSEHFGYIGVLYGCNGLGTVILALVSFGLYKHLHAYSMEAYKVLFLIVGCFTILNGLMILAIMPNTPAGAKFLSEREKLVVLERIRGNNQGFGSKKFKFHQMKECFMDVRTWLYFFIGISVAIPNGGISSFGSIILKGLGYSTSKSLLMKAPIGACELVGLVVLPFISIFVKKRMIVSEIYLLLCVMSSAMLAFAKNKNAALAGYYITGIAPVGIITVTSCVASNTAGHTKKLTANAISLIGYSAGNIIGPQTFRSSDAPNYPKAKAAIVGCYCAAIVLMAAMTWLNVRENNKRDRLQAELGDKYVEIENQEFADLTDFENPAFRYSI, from the coding sequence ATGGTTAGCTCCTCAGTAAGTCTGGATGCTAAGGACCTCACCATTAACAAGGTGGAGtccattgaagaagcatCTGTGACGGATGCTCAGTTACTAAGCGTTATATCGCCTTCTGGTAAGGTGGTTGTGATAgatgatgttgttgatgaggCTATGGAGTTTGCCAAGCACCACGAACACATTACTCttacaaaagaagaggatcGTGCTGTCAAGAGGAAATTGGACATGATTGTCATGcctttgttttcatttttataCATGATTCAGTTCATGGACAAGACATGTATCAGTTTTGCTGCTGTTATGGGTATTCAGAAGGATTACCATATGGTGAAGGATATGTATTCCTGGACCACGTCCTGTTTCTACTTGGGATATCTTTGTGCGTCGCCATTGGCTGCGGTGCTACTACAGAAATTGCCAAGTATGAGGACTTCCGCCGCGTGTATCGTTATCTGGGGTGTTATCCAGTGTTTACATGTCACATCCAAATCATACGCCACTTTCATCCTGCTTAGGACATTGCTTGGAGTCTTGGAGGCCTTTGTATCTCCTATTTTTGTTATCATGATGAACCAGTACTACAAAAAGTCCGAACATTTTGGTTACATTGGTGTGTTGTACGGCTGTAACGGTTTGGGTACCGTTATTCTTGCCCTAGTGTCCTTCGGGTTGTACAAGCATTTGCACGCCTACTCAATGGAGGCATACAAGGTTTTATTCCTAATTGTCGGATGTTTCACCATCTTGAACGGCTTGATGATCTTGGCGATTATGCCAAACACTCCCGCTGGCGCCAAATTTTTGAGCGAAAGGGAGAAACTCGTCGTGTTGGAGAGAATCCGTGGTAATAACCAGGGGTTCGGTtccaagaagttcaagttccATCAAATGAAGGAGTGTTTTATGGACGTCAGGACGTGGCTGTACTTCTTCATTGGAATCAGTGTTGCTATTCCAAACGGTGGTATCAGTTCTTTCGGTTCTATTATCTTAAAGGGTCTCGGGTACAGCACATCCAAGTCGCTCCTCATGAAGGCGCCCATTGGAGCCTGTGAACTAGTCGGGTTGGTCGTGCTTCCATTCATTTCGATCTTCGtcaaaaagagaatgatAGTCTCCGAGATCTACCTATTACTGTGTGTTATGTCATCCGCGATGCTTGCCTTtgcaaagaacaaaaacgCTGCGCTAGCTGGCTATTACATCACGGGTATCGCGCCCGTGGGTATCATCACCGTCACCTCGTGCGTCGCTTCCAATACTGCAGGACACACTAAGAAATTAACAGCCAATGCCATCTCGTTGATCGGCTACTCCGCTGGTAACATTATTGGACCACAGACATTCAGATCGTCAGACGCTCCAAACTACCCCAAGGCTAAGGCCGCTATTGTCGGGTGCTACTGTGCCGCTATTGTTTTGATGGCCGCTATGACATGGCTAAACGTTAGggaaaacaacaagagaGACAGGCTCCAGGCAGAACTGGGAGACAAGTACGTAGAGATCGAGAACCAAGAGTTTGCAGATCTTACCGACTTCGAAAATCCCGCATTTAGATACTCTATCTAG